The following coding sequences are from one Musa acuminata AAA Group cultivar baxijiao chromosome BXJ2-4, Cavendish_Baxijiao_AAA, whole genome shotgun sequence window:
- the LOC103980221 gene encoding heavy metal-associated isoprenylated plant protein 3-like codes for MSKKNNSGGDKKNSATGHSDQGKKDDGAITVVYKVGMYCEGCVDKVVRSVKEFPGVQEVKPELESSKLTVVGKMDPWKLRDRVEAKTKKKVDLVSPIKNPDAAADQKPVNEKAKELYLKATTVVFKISLYCHCRGCIRGIVNTIRRIEGVHDVSIDAQNELVTVTGTMDAKAVTKISSHNMVREVKAVQPKEGGEGVSDGENKEHAATAAAAAAAVQAVAEAGRMDYFEWHYRRMHHAPQLFSDENPNACSIS; via the exons ATGAGCAAG AAAAATAACAGTGGCGGCGACAAGAAGAATTCTGCTACCGGACACTCCGATCAGGGAAAGAAGGACGATGGCGCGATCACCGTGGTTTACAAGGTGGGAATGTACTGCGAGGGCTGCGTCGACAAGGTCGTCAGATCCGTCAAGGAATTCCCAG GGGTGCAAGAGGTGAAACCCGAGCTGGAGAGCAGCAAGCTGACGGTGGTGGGGAAGATGGATCCCTGGAAGCTCCGGGATCGCGTGGAGGCGAAGACGAAAAAGAAGGTGGACCTCGTCTCCCCCATCAAGAACCCCGACGCCGCAGCTGATCAAAAGCCTGTCAATGAAAAGGCCAAAGAGTTATAT CTTAAGGCCACGACGGTGGTGTTCAAGATTTCACTATATTGCCACTGCCGAGGCTGCATTAGAGGAATCGTGAACACCATCCGGAGGATCGAAG GAGTGCATGACGTCTCCATCGACGCCCAGAATGAACTGGTCACCGTCACTGGGACCATGGACGCGAAGGCGGTGACGAAGATCTCGAGTCACAACATGGTGCGGGAGGTGAAGGCGGTGCAGccgaaggaaggaggagaaggcgTCAGCGACGGGGAGAACAAGGAGCATGCCGCaacggcagcggcggcagcagctgCGGTGCAGGCGGTGGCGGAGGCAGGTAGGATGGATTACTTCGAGTGGCACTATCGCCGGATGCATCACGCGCCGCAACTGTTCAGCGACGAGAACCCCAACGCTTGCTCCATCTCGTGA
- the LOC103980205 gene encoding uncharacterized protein LOC103980205 isoform X2 — MELLPLRAPPAPWKAGGASLCKVRNASDVHVASLIKFNSHGRGRKSCFAVSALPETAASVVFAAMAVGAAASLLARTTKASDTAKAEHLKTCEDCGGSGICTGCNGEGFILKKMSEESAERARLAAKNMATRYTAGLPKKWSYCSRCLSSRSCATCGGTGRIS; from the exons ATGGAGCTCCTTCCTCTGCGAGCTCCACCAGCTCCTTGGAAGGCCGGAGGAG CTTCACTTTGCAAGGTCCGAAATGCAAGCGATGTCCACGTCGCTAGCTTGATTAAATTCAACTCACATGGAAGAGGTCGAAAGAGTTGCTTTGCGGTATCTGCATTACCTGAAACTGCTGCATCGGTGGTATTTGCTGCCATGGCTGTGGGTGCTGCAGCATCACTCCTTGCCAGAACAACCAAAGCTTCCGACACTGCCAAA GCAGAGCACTTgaaaacttgtgaagattgtggtGGTTCCGGAATCTGCACAGGGTGTAACGGAGAGGGGTTTATCCTCAAGAAGATGTCTGAGGAAAGTGCTGAAAGGGCCAGATTGGCTGCAAAGAACATGGCCACTCGTTACACCGCAGG ACTTCCAAAGAAGTGGAGTTATTGCTCAAGGTGTTTGTCTTCTCGGTCTTGTGCTACTTGTGGAGGGACAGGGAGAATTAGCTG A
- the LOC103980205 gene encoding uncharacterized protein LOC103980205 isoform X1, with amino-acid sequence MELLPLRAPPAPWKAGGASLCKVRNASDVHVASLIKFNSHGRGRKSCFAVSALPETAASVVFAAMAVGAAASLLARTTKASDTAKAEHLKTCEDCGGSGICTGCNGEGFILKKMSEESAERARLAAKNMATRYTAGLPKKWSYCSRCLSSRSCATCGGTGRISW; translated from the exons ATGGAGCTCCTTCCTCTGCGAGCTCCACCAGCTCCTTGGAAGGCCGGAGGAG CTTCACTTTGCAAGGTCCGAAATGCAAGCGATGTCCACGTCGCTAGCTTGATTAAATTCAACTCACATGGAAGAGGTCGAAAGAGTTGCTTTGCGGTATCTGCATTACCTGAAACTGCTGCATCGGTGGTATTTGCTGCCATGGCTGTGGGTGCTGCAGCATCACTCCTTGCCAGAACAACCAAAGCTTCCGACACTGCCAAA GCAGAGCACTTgaaaacttgtgaagattgtggtGGTTCCGGAATCTGCACAGGGTGTAACGGAGAGGGGTTTATCCTCAAGAAGATGTCTGAGGAAAGTGCTGAAAGGGCCAGATTGGCTGCAAAGAACATGGCCACTCGTTACACCGCAGG ACTTCCAAAGAAGTGGAGTTATTGCTCAAGGTGTTTGTCTTCTCGGTCTTGTGCTACTTGTGGAGGGACAGGGAGAATTAGCTGGTAA